From Neobacillus sp. PS2-9, the proteins below share one genomic window:
- a CDS encoding intercompartmental signaling factor BofC encodes MRFTWVAMYRFGIAVFAVTLFMFSGWAPGITGSAAQQEPPLNQQKKEPLHMTVILERVYLDGEISQEVVHETCWSMENFWAKYDQWQMVDMDEYTMVFRRQVDDISPLLKANGFFGITEDGVLTIFNGRPDRSKIIQSFFQIDIKRLESKTQEDLIQGIPIKSKDHYVEVLETFKPYSIKKE; translated from the coding sequence ATGAGGTTCACTTGGGTAGCAATGTACCGGTTTGGAATAGCCGTTTTTGCTGTTACTCTCTTCATGTTTAGTGGCTGGGCACCGGGAATCACAGGCTCCGCTGCACAACAAGAACCCCCGCTAAATCAACAGAAGAAAGAACCACTGCATATGACGGTGATTTTAGAAAGAGTCTATTTAGATGGAGAGATTAGCCAAGAAGTAGTTCACGAGACTTGCTGGTCAATGGAGAATTTTTGGGCAAAATATGACCAGTGGCAGATGGTTGATATGGATGAGTACACTATGGTATTTAGAAGACAAGTAGATGATATCTCCCCACTTTTAAAAGCAAATGGCTTTTTTGGAATCACTGAAGACGGGGTGTTGACTATTTTCAATGGTAGACCAGACCGTTCAAAAATCATACAATCCTTTTTTCAAATAGATATTAAGAGGCTAGAAAGTAAAACTCAAGAAGATTTGATCCAAGGAATACCTATTAAATCAAAAGATCATTATGTTGAAGTGTTAGAAACCTTCAAGCCGTACTCTATAAAAAAAGAATAG
- the ruvA gene encoding Holliday junction branch migration protein RuvA, with translation MYEFIKGTVEFISPEYIVVENNGVGYQISTPNSFIYSGKLETMVTVYTYHYVREDIMALYGFETREEKRLFTKLLNVSGIGPKGALAILASGEVQQVVTAIENEDESFLVKFPGVGKKTARQMILDLKGKLQDIVPDFFPNLFNADQLPIHTEKNNTAFEEAILALKALGYSEKEIKKIAPELRKEQLSTDQYIKNALKRLLK, from the coding sequence TTGTATGAATTTATAAAAGGGACTGTTGAATTTATTAGTCCAGAATATATCGTGGTGGAAAACAATGGGGTTGGCTATCAAATCTCCACACCCAATTCGTTTATTTATTCTGGTAAATTGGAGACAATGGTTACTGTCTACACGTATCATTATGTACGCGAAGATATTATGGCCCTGTACGGGTTTGAAACCCGAGAAGAAAAAAGGTTGTTTACTAAATTATTAAATGTATCTGGAATCGGGCCCAAAGGAGCACTCGCTATTCTTGCTTCAGGTGAGGTACAGCAAGTGGTAACAGCCATTGAAAATGAGGATGAAAGTTTCCTTGTGAAATTCCCTGGTGTAGGTAAAAAGACTGCCCGTCAAATGATTCTTGATTTAAAAGGGAAATTACAGGATATCGTTCCAGACTTTTTCCCGAATTTATTCAATGCAGATCAACTTCCTATACATACAGAAAAAAACAATACTGCCTTTGAAGAAGCTATTCTTGCTTTAAAGGCTCTCGGTTATTCAGAAAAGGAAATTAAAAAGATTGCACCTGAATTAAGAAAAGAACAACTGTCAACAGACCAATACATTAAAAATGCACTAAAGCGGCTTTTAAAATAG
- the ruvB gene encoding Holliday junction branch migration DNA helicase RuvB has translation MEERIISSEVNESEINIEQSLRPQTLRQYIGQNQVKENLEIFIKAAKLRNETLDHVLLYGPPGLGKTTLAVIIANEMGVNIRTTAGPAIERPGDLAAILTALEPGDVLFIDEIHRLPRTIEEVLYPAMEDFCLDIVIGKGPSARSVRLDLPPFTLVGATTRAGSLSAPLRDRFGVLSRLEYYKEDQLKNIVLRTAELFDTEIDELSAAEIARRSRGTPRIANRLLRRVRDFAQVKGNGTINLLLAREALELLQVDRLGLDHIDHKLLKGIIEKFRGGPVGLDTIAASIGEEAETIEDVYEPYLLQIGFLQRTPRGRMVTSAVYQHFGMEVPT, from the coding sequence ATGGAAGAGCGGATTATTTCAAGTGAAGTGAATGAGAGCGAAATAAATATTGAACAAAGCTTGAGACCGCAAACCTTAAGGCAATATATTGGGCAAAACCAGGTAAAGGAAAACCTAGAAATTTTTATTAAGGCAGCCAAGCTTCGAAACGAAACCTTAGACCATGTTCTCCTTTATGGACCTCCAGGTTTAGGGAAGACGACGCTGGCCGTGATTATTGCCAATGAGATGGGCGTAAACATTCGAACCACTGCTGGACCTGCCATTGAGAGACCTGGGGACCTTGCAGCCATTCTGACTGCACTTGAGCCCGGGGATGTACTATTTATAGATGAAATCCACCGACTGCCGCGAACAATTGAAGAGGTTTTGTATCCAGCAATGGAGGATTTTTGCCTAGATATCGTGATTGGTAAAGGACCTAGTGCACGCTCTGTTCGGCTTGACCTTCCTCCATTTACACTGGTGGGGGCGACAACAAGGGCCGGTTCTTTATCAGCTCCATTACGCGATCGATTTGGAGTTTTAAGCAGGCTCGAGTATTATAAGGAAGATCAGCTAAAAAACATTGTTTTACGTACAGCTGAGTTGTTTGACACAGAAATAGACGAGCTTTCTGCAGCAGAAATTGCTCGAAGATCAAGAGGAACCCCACGGATTGCGAACCGCCTCCTTAGAAGAGTGCGGGATTTTGCTCAAGTAAAGGGTAATGGTACAATAAACCTACTTCTTGCTAGAGAAGCATTGGAGTTGCTTCAGGTAGATAGGCTTGGCCTCGATCATATAGACCACAAATTACTAAAAGGGATTATCGAAAAGTTTCGCGGCGGCCCAGTCGGCCTTGATACCATCGCCGCTTCGATTGGTGAAGAAGCAGAAACAATTGAAGATGTGTATGAACCGTACCTGCTGCAAATAGGCTTTCTACAGAGAACCCCAAGAGGCAGAATGGTCACATCAGCGGTCTATCAACATTTTGGTATGGAAGTACCCACTTAA
- the queA gene encoding tRNA preQ1(34) S-adenosylmethionine ribosyltransferase-isomerase QueA, which yields MKVDLFDFHLPEELIAQVPLLNRTDSRLMVLNKETGEIKHEVFKNITEYLREGDCLVLNDTRVLPARLFGVKTDTGAKIEVLLLKQLEGDQWETLIKPAKRVKEGTVIDFGDGLLSAVCTATSEHGGRVLEFKYEGIFYEVLDQLGEMPLPPYIKEQLDDRERYQTVFAREPGSAAAPTAGLHFTESLLGEIREKGVHIAFITLHVGLGTFRPVNVEDVLEHDMHSEFYMMTDGTARLLNEVRSNGGRIVSVGTTSTRTLETIASANDGRFVEGSGWTNIFIYPGYTFKAIDGMITNFHLPKSTLIMLVSALAGRENILHAYETAVSERYRFFSFGDAMLLI from the coding sequence ATGAAAGTAGATTTATTTGATTTTCATTTGCCTGAAGAATTAATCGCACAAGTTCCATTATTAAATCGGACAGACAGCCGATTAATGGTCTTAAATAAGGAAACAGGCGAAATTAAACATGAAGTATTCAAAAATATTACAGAGTATTTGCGTGAAGGGGACTGCCTTGTCTTAAATGACACAAGGGTATTGCCTGCACGCCTTTTTGGTGTTAAAACAGACACTGGTGCTAAAATTGAAGTCCTCCTGTTAAAACAACTGGAAGGAGACCAGTGGGAAACACTAATAAAACCTGCAAAAAGAGTAAAAGAAGGAACAGTTATCGATTTTGGTGACGGTCTTCTTTCCGCTGTTTGTACAGCCACCTCTGAACATGGTGGAAGAGTATTGGAATTTAAATACGAAGGTATTTTTTACGAGGTTCTTGATCAATTGGGTGAAATGCCTTTGCCGCCTTACATAAAAGAACAGCTCGATGATCGGGAAAGATATCAAACAGTATTTGCCCGTGAGCCTGGATCAGCAGCAGCGCCAACAGCTGGCCTTCATTTTACAGAAAGCTTATTGGGCGAAATAAGAGAAAAAGGTGTCCACATTGCGTTTATTACGCTTCATGTGGGACTTGGTACCTTCCGTCCTGTGAATGTCGAGGATGTGTTGGAGCATGATATGCATTCTGAATTTTACATGATGACAGATGGAACCGCCCGATTACTAAACGAAGTAAGAAGCAACGGGGGAAGGATTGTATCAGTCGGAACCACCTCAACAAGGACATTGGAGACCATTGCGTCTGCAAATGATGGTCGATTTGTTGAAGGTAGTGGCTGGACGAATATCTTTATTTACCCTGGTTATACCTTTAAGGCAATCGATGGGATGATTACTAACTTCCATCTACCTAAATCAACCTTGATTATGCTTGTTAGTGCATTAGCTGGAAGAGAGAATATTTTGCATGCCTATGAGACGGCTGTTTCAGAACGATATCGTTTCTTCAGTTTTGGGGATGCAATGTTGCTCATCTAA
- the tgt gene encoding tRNA guanosine(34) transglycosylase Tgt: MTAIRYELIKTCKQTGARLGRVHTPHGSFDTPAFMPVGTLATVKTMSPEDLKEMGAGIILSNTYHLWLRPGHEIIREAGGLHKFMNWDRAILTDSGGFQVFSLSEFRKIEEEGVHFRNHMSGEKLFLSPEKAMEIQNALGSDIMMAFDECPPFPATFEYMKKSVERTSRWAERCLNAHQRPQDQGLFGIVQGGEFEELRKQSAKDLTSLDFPGYAVGGLSVGEPKDVMNRVLEFTTPLLPSDKPRYLMGVGSPDSLIDGSIRGIDMFDCVLPTRIARNGTLMTSTGRLVVKNAQFARDFGPLDENCDCYTCRNYSRAYIRHLIKCDETFGIRLTSYHNLYFLLRLMEQVRQAIMEDRLGDFREEFFERYGFNKPNAKNF; encoded by the coding sequence TTGACTGCAATTCGTTATGAGTTAATTAAAACATGTAAACAAACAGGAGCACGCTTAGGAAGGGTGCACACACCGCACGGTTCGTTTGATACACCAGCTTTTATGCCGGTTGGAACACTTGCAACAGTGAAAACCATGTCACCTGAAGATCTTAAAGAAATGGGTGCAGGAATTATTTTAAGTAATACCTATCACCTTTGGTTAAGACCAGGACACGAAATCATTAGGGAGGCTGGCGGCCTTCACAAGTTTATGAACTGGGACCGGGCTATTTTAACAGATTCCGGCGGTTTTCAGGTTTTCAGTTTAAGTGAGTTCCGAAAGATTGAAGAAGAAGGGGTTCATTTTAGGAACCATATGAGCGGGGAGAAACTGTTCCTATCACCTGAAAAAGCAATGGAAATTCAAAATGCTTTAGGTTCGGATATTATGATGGCTTTTGATGAGTGCCCGCCATTTCCTGCTACCTTTGAGTATATGAAGAAGTCAGTCGAACGTACTTCAAGATGGGCTGAACGTTGTTTAAATGCCCACCAACGCCCGCAAGATCAAGGATTATTTGGAATCGTACAGGGGGGAGAATTTGAGGAACTACGTAAGCAAAGTGCCAAAGATCTTACGTCCCTTGATTTCCCTGGTTATGCGGTTGGTGGTTTATCGGTTGGGGAACCAAAAGATGTGATGAATCGTGTACTTGAGTTCACAACTCCGCTTTTACCATCTGATAAACCAAGGTATTTAATGGGTGTGGGTTCACCAGATTCATTAATTGATGGCTCCATTCGTGGAATTGATATGTTTGATTGCGTATTGCCAACCCGAATAGCCAGAAATGGTACCTTAATGACAAGTACGGGTAGACTTGTTGTGAAAAATGCACAATTTGCAAGAGATTTTGGACCGCTTGATGAAAATTGTGATTGCTATACTTGCCGAAATTATAGTAGAGCCTATATTCGCCACTTGATTAAATGTGATGAAACTTTCGGAATTCGTTTAACGTCTTACCATAATCTTTATTTTCTGTTAAGATTAATGGAGCAGGTCAGACAAGCCATCATGGAAGACAGGCTTGGTGATTTCCGCGAAGAGTTTTTTGAACGTTATGGTTTTAATAAACCGAACGCGAAAAATTTCTAA
- the yajC gene encoding preprotein translocase subunit YajC, producing MQGISTIIPLILMFVLFYFLLIRPQQKRQKAVANMQNELKKGDKIVTIGGLHGFVDSIDDNKVVIKCGDGSRLTYDRSAIREVTEAGEGSVSLTK from the coding sequence ATGCAAGGAATTAGTACAATCATTCCATTAATATTAATGTTTGTGTTATTTTATTTCCTATTAATTCGCCCACAGCAAAAGCGTCAAAAAGCGGTTGCGAACATGCAAAACGAGTTGAAAAAAGGTGATAAAATCGTTACGATTGGTGGATTACACGGTTTTGTTGACTCAATCGATGATAATAAAGTAGTCATTAAGTGTGGAGACGGCAGCCGTCTTACATACGATCGTTCTGCTATTCGTGAGGTCACTGAAGCTGGTGAGGGAAGCGTTAGTTTAACAAAATAA
- a CDS encoding TIGR04086 family membrane protein, which produces MYGLIFIFAFAVISSLIFAFILRYTSAKEGSLQYVITALSFIGLFGGGFLSGGKRKEKGWLIGGLTGLIYSIVVFLFQYLGYDRLFDAEQVIYHTCYTLIAMMGGILGVNISAGNTRSA; this is translated from the coding sequence TTGTACGGATTAATTTTCATCTTTGCCTTTGCCGTGATTTCAAGCCTTATTTTTGCGTTTATTCTAAGGTATACCTCTGCTAAAGAAGGATCACTTCAATATGTAATTACGGCCTTATCATTTATTGGGCTTTTTGGAGGAGGATTTCTTTCAGGCGGAAAGCGGAAAGAAAAAGGCTGGCTAATTGGGGGATTAACTGGTCTAATTTACTCCATTGTTGTTTTCTTATTTCAATACTTAGGCTATGATCGCCTCTTTGACGCAGAGCAAGTCATTTATCATACTTGCTATACACTCATCGCCATGATGGGTGGAATTTTAGGGGTTAATATTTCAGCTGGCAATACAAGATCTGCGTAA
- a CDS encoding DUF421 domain-containing protein: MDVYLGIIFRTLFLYLLIIVIFRLMGKREIGELSILDLVVFIMIGEMAVIAIENTKDPLLHSVIPMVLLMIIQITLALISLKSKKFRDLVDGQPTIIINRGKIDENAMRKQRYNFDDLMTQLREKDIRSIADVEFAILESSGSLSVIEKLKNSKEQQKQGDITVPLILDGTIEEENLKRINKTNLWLRQELKKKGYRDVKKISFCSYENGEFYIDLQDED; encoded by the coding sequence GTGGACGTTTATTTAGGTATCATTTTCAGGACCTTATTTTTGTATTTATTAATCATTGTTATTTTTAGATTAATGGGCAAAAGGGAAATTGGTGAGTTAAGCATCCTGGATCTAGTCGTTTTTATCATGATTGGTGAAATGGCGGTTATTGCCATTGAAAATACAAAGGACCCACTGCTTCACTCGGTGATACCGATGGTTTTATTGATGATCATTCAAATTACTCTCGCTCTAATCTCGCTGAAAAGTAAAAAGTTTCGTGACCTGGTCGATGGTCAACCAACCATTATTATCAATAGAGGGAAAATTGATGAAAATGCAATGCGGAAGCAACGCTACAATTTTGATGATTTAATGACCCAATTAAGGGAGAAGGATATTCGCAGCATTGCGGATGTGGAATTCGCGATATTAGAATCCTCAGGTAGTTTGTCAGTAATTGAAAAATTAAAGAATAGTAAGGAACAGCAAAAGCAGGGGGATATTACTGTCCCATTAATCTTAGATGGGACGATTGAAGAAGAAAACTTAAAAAGAATTAATAAGACAAATTTATGGCTGCGCCAAGAACTGAAGAAAAAAGGATACCGTGATGTTAAGAAAATTTCCTTTTGTAGCTATGAGAATGGAGAATTCTACATTGACTTACAGGATGAAGACTAA
- the spoVB gene encoding stage V sporulation protein B produces the protein MSKFLKGTFILLIAGFITRILGFIYRIVLARSIGEEGVGLYMMAYPTFILVVTITQLGLPVAISKNIAEAEARRDYAEIKKILVVSLAITIGLSIIITPAMILLAPFLSTTLFTDPRTYYPLMAIAPALPIIAVSSVLRGYFQGRQNMRPSAISQVLEQFVRISIIATATKTFLPYGVEYAAAAAMGASVLGELLSLIYLLTMFKLKKRFKLRKDFFQFIHKGKRTFKDLMEIAIPTMGSRMIGSIAWFFEPIVVAHSLALAGVVAVNATKQYGALTGYAMPLLMLPSFVTFSLATSLVPAISEANSKNNHKLIEYRLQQALRFVFLTGGLAVIVLYVLADPLMQLMYGSAKGSYFIQIMAPFFLFYYYQGPLQAVLQALNLARAAMINSLIGAVVKTAVIFLLASQPSFGITGAALGIIVGFVLVTGLHFATVLKKVSFSFYIRDYVKGFIAMGVAAWCGYWLFENILLEIHLVIRVSFAAFSMTLSYSILLLIFGLIKKDELKRIPWIGKFITT, from the coding sequence ATGTCGAAGTTTTTAAAAGGGACGTTTATCCTATTAATTGCAGGATTTATTACAAGGATACTTGGTTTTATTTATCGAATCGTTCTAGCGCGCAGTATTGGTGAAGAAGGCGTCGGTTTATATATGATGGCATATCCCACGTTTATTCTTGTGGTCACGATTACACAACTCGGGCTTCCAGTAGCTATCTCTAAAAATATTGCAGAGGCTGAGGCAAGGCGGGATTATGCGGAAATAAAAAAAATACTTGTAGTCTCCCTTGCCATAACCATTGGATTATCAATTATTATCACACCTGCTATGATTTTACTGGCGCCATTTTTATCCACTACACTTTTTACCGACCCAAGAACGTATTATCCACTCATGGCGATTGCACCAGCACTACCTATTATTGCGGTCTCTTCTGTTTTACGAGGATACTTTCAGGGACGCCAAAATATGCGCCCGTCAGCCATCTCTCAAGTATTAGAACAATTTGTAAGAATATCCATCATCGCAACAGCAACAAAAACATTCCTGCCTTATGGAGTTGAATACGCTGCAGCGGCAGCAATGGGGGCTTCGGTTTTAGGGGAATTACTATCACTCATTTATCTTTTAACTATGTTTAAATTAAAAAAACGATTCAAGCTCAGAAAGGATTTCTTTCAATTTATCCATAAGGGAAAACGAACCTTTAAGGATTTAATGGAGATTGCCATTCCAACTATGGGAAGCCGAATGATTGGTTCGATTGCATGGTTCTTTGAACCGATTGTAGTAGCACATAGTTTAGCTCTTGCAGGGGTAGTTGCCGTGAATGCAACGAAACAATACGGTGCCTTAACCGGCTATGCCATGCCGTTATTAATGCTTCCTTCTTTTGTTACCTTTTCATTAGCTACTTCCCTTGTCCCGGCAATCAGTGAGGCAAATTCGAAAAATAATCATAAATTAATTGAGTATCGCCTCCAGCAAGCATTAAGGTTCGTCTTTTTAACAGGAGGACTTGCTGTGATTGTACTTTACGTACTCGCTGACCCGCTCATGCAGCTTATGTACGGTTCTGCCAAAGGATCTTACTTCATTCAGATTATGGCACCATTTTTCCTTTTTTATTACTATCAAGGACCACTACAAGCCGTACTCCAAGCACTAAACCTTGCAAGAGCAGCAATGATTAATAGTTTAATTGGTGCGGTGGTTAAAACAGCCGTCATTTTTCTACTCGCTTCCCAGCCTTCCTTTGGCATTACCGGGGCAGCACTAGGAATTATCGTTGGCTTTGTCCTTGTAACGGGTCTACATTTCGCGACAGTTCTAAAGAAGGTTTCATTTTCCTTTTATATCCGGGACTATGTGAAGGGATTCATAGCAATGGGAGTAGCTGCTTGGTGCGGCTACTGGCTCTTCGAAAATATCTTATTAGAGATACATTTGGTGATACGTGTCTCTTTCGCAGCCTTTTCTATGACCTTATCTTATTCAATCCTGCTCCTTATTTTTGGTTTAATCAAAAAGGATGAGCTTAAACGAATTCCGTGGATAGGAAAGTTTATTACCACATAA
- a CDS encoding post-transcriptional regulator: MDNSQIYDHFRIQVQPALASKLSEFHLLGYDSVSENELWNFLIKKKWKKIKNEMKLYEIIQEILSVRVSDYMSYATIEAYKTVEFSFDDENELKELLK; this comes from the coding sequence ATGGATAATAGCCAGATATACGATCATTTTCGTATCCAAGTACAACCCGCATTAGCAAGTAAACTCTCTGAATTTCACTTGCTTGGATATGATTCTGTTTCGGAGAATGAGCTTTGGAATTTCTTAATAAAGAAAAAGTGGAAAAAAATAAAGAATGAAATGAAACTATACGAGATTATCCAAGAAATTCTTTCTGTGAGAGTAAGTGATTATATGAGCTATGCAACCATTGAGGCATATAAAACTGTGGAGTTTTCTTTTGATGATGAGAATGAATTGAAAGAGTTATTGAAATAA
- the secDF gene encoding protein translocase subunit SecDF: MVKRSRIIAFFLVVLIIGSTMGATAKNILNNIKLGLDLQGGFEVLYEVKPAKKGQKIDKEVLASTAEALDKRINVLGVSEPSIQIEGNNRIRVQLAGVKDQNKAREILSTQANLTFRDANDRLMMDGSDLKQGGAKQTFDENGAPSVSLSLKSADKFRKVSEEIMNMAPNNVLVIWLDFQEGKDSFKNEVTKPNPTYLSAPTVKQIFNQDSVSIVGSFTAEEAKTLASLLNAGSLPVKLKEVYSTSVGAKFGEQALNDTILAGIIGIAIIYLFMIFYYRFPGFIATVTLSIYIYLVLLIFDWMNGVLTLPGIAAIILGVGMAVDANIITYERIKEEIKVGKSIKSAFQAGEKNAFTSILDSNLTTILTAGVLFFYGTSSVKGFATMLIVSILMSFLTAVYGSRLLLGLWVHSGIFKKKPSWFGVKQSNIKNIAENYDTLDLPTRFDKIDFVKNRKKFFILSGVLLTAGVIILLVFRLNLSIDFSSGTRVEVLSDKPLTVEKVESAFKKHDLKPDDIVISGDKKEIGAARMIGVLSKDEIAELKSDFKKEFGSEPNVSTVSPTVGKELAKNALIALLIASIGIIIYVSIRFELAMAIAAIASLLHDAFFMVAFFSITRLEVDLTFIAAVLTIVGYSINDTIVTFDRMRENMHKKKRLRTFQDIADVVNVSIRQTLTRSFNTVLTVLITVLAMMIFGGESIRNFNIALFVGLIVGVYSSVFIAASLWVVFKSRELNKKGVIKTVKEKKKYSDQPQV, encoded by the coding sequence ATGGTAAAACGTAGTAGAATCATTGCTTTCTTTCTTGTGGTCCTTATTATTGGAAGCACAATGGGAGCAACAGCAAAGAACATTTTAAACAATATTAAGCTTGGACTAGACCTTCAAGGTGGATTTGAGGTTTTGTACGAGGTTAAGCCAGCGAAGAAAGGTCAAAAAATTGACAAGGAAGTATTGGCCAGTACCGCTGAAGCACTGGACAAGCGTATTAATGTTCTAGGTGTAAGTGAACCAAGTATTCAAATTGAAGGAAATAACCGGATTCGTGTTCAACTTGCTGGCGTTAAGGATCAAAACAAGGCCCGTGAAATTCTGTCAACACAAGCGAACTTAACCTTCCGCGATGCCAATGATCGTCTAATGATGGACGGATCAGATTTAAAGCAGGGTGGAGCTAAGCAGACATTTGACGAAAACGGAGCACCAAGTGTTTCTCTATCATTAAAGAGCGCTGATAAGTTCCGAAAAGTATCAGAAGAAATTATGAATATGGCTCCAAATAACGTCCTAGTTATTTGGCTTGATTTTCAAGAAGGAAAAGATTCCTTTAAAAATGAGGTAACAAAACCAAATCCAACATATTTGTCAGCTCCAACTGTAAAGCAAATATTTAACCAAGATTCAGTTTCCATTGTTGGTAGCTTCACAGCTGAAGAAGCTAAAACATTGGCTTCGCTATTAAATGCAGGTTCATTACCAGTCAAGCTTAAGGAAGTGTATTCCACTTCTGTAGGAGCGAAGTTTGGTGAGCAAGCGTTAAATGATACGATTTTAGCAGGAATCATTGGTATTGCAATTATTTACCTATTCATGATTTTCTACTATCGTTTCCCTGGTTTCATCGCTACTGTTACATTATCCATTTATATTTATTTAGTTTTATTAATTTTTGATTGGATGAATGGTGTTCTTACCCTACCGGGGATTGCCGCGATTATTCTAGGGGTGGGTATGGCTGTCGATGCCAATATTATTACCTATGAGCGAATTAAGGAAGAGATTAAGGTTGGTAAATCTATTAAATCAGCTTTCCAAGCTGGTGAAAAAAATGCATTTACATCCATTCTTGACTCAAACTTGACTACCATCCTAACAGCCGGAGTGCTTTTCTTCTACGGGACAAGCTCTGTAAAAGGCTTTGCGACGATGTTAATTGTCAGTATCCTAATGAGTTTCTTAACCGCCGTTTACGGTTCACGATTACTACTTGGGCTATGGGTTCACAGTGGAATCTTTAAAAAGAAACCAAGCTGGTTTGGTGTTAAACAATCAAATATTAAAAATATAGCTGAAAACTATGATACGTTAGATCTTCCAACTCGATTTGACAAAATCGATTTTGTTAAGAATCGCAAGAAGTTTTTCATTTTATCAGGTGTTCTTCTTACAGCTGGTGTAATTATACTTTTAGTTTTCCGTTTGAATCTTTCAATTGACTTTTCAAGTGGGACACGTGTAGAGGTATTATCTGATAAACCTCTTACTGTAGAAAAAGTAGAAAGTGCTTTTAAAAAGCATGACTTGAAACCTGATGATATCGTTATCTCTGGCGACAAAAAGGAAATTGGCGCGGCAAGAATGATTGGTGTTTTATCAAAAGATGAAATTGCCGAGTTGAAATCAGATTTTAAAAAGGAATTTGGTTCTGAGCCAAATGTTAGTACAGTTTCTCCTACCGTTGGTAAAGAATTGGCCAAGAACGCACTTATTGCTCTGCTAATCGCTTCAATAGGGATTATTATTTATGTAAGCATTCGCTTTGAATTGGCGATGGCGATTGCTGCGATTGCTTCGTTACTGCACGATGCATTCTTTATGGTTGCTTTCTTTAGTATCACGAGACTAGAAGTGGATTTAACGTTTATTGCAGCTGTTCTAACCATTGTTGGTTACTCAATCAACGATACCATTGTTACCTTTGACCGTATGCGTGAAAACATGCATAAGAAAAAACGCTTAAGAACATTCCAAGACATTGCTGATGTTGTGAATGTAAGTATTCGCCAAACATTAACTCGCTCCTTTAACACAGTATTAACTGTTTTAATTACAGTTTTAGCAATGATGATATTTGGTGGAGAATCCATTCGTAACTTCAATATTGCTTTGTTTGTAGGACTAATTGTAGGTGTTTACTCTTCTGTATTTATTGCAGCTTCTTTATGGGTTGTGTTTAAATCTAGAGAATTAAATAAAAAAGGCGTCATTAAAACGGTGAAAGAAAAGAAAAAATACTCTGATCAACCACAGGTGTAA